CGTGTTAGACGCCGCGATCGGTCAGGGTGCGAAAGAGCAGGCCCAGCAGTTCGACGAGTCGATCGGGATCGACGGCGTCGTCATCACGAAGTTAGACGGGACGGCGAAGGGTGGTGGCGCGCTGACTGCGGTCGATCAAACGGACTCGTCGATCGCCTTCCTCGGCACCGGCGAGGAAGTCCAGGACGTCGAGCGGTTCGAACCCGACGGCTTCATCTCGCGGCTGCTCGGCATGGGCGATCTCGGCCAGCTCGCAGAGCGCGTCGAGCGCGCCATGCAGGAGACCGAGATCGAGGAGGAAGATTGGGATCCCGAGGACATGCTGCAGGGCCAGTTCACCCTGAACGACATGCAAAAGCAGATGGAGGCGATGAACAACATGGGCCCCCTCGACCAGGTGATGGACATGATCCCCGGCTTCGGCGGCGGGATCAAGGATCAGCTCCCCGACGACGCGATGGACGTCACCCAGGAGCGGATGCGCACCTTTAGCGTCATCATGGACTCGATGACGGACGCCGAGAAGGAGTACCCGAAGGCGATCGGCGCGAGCCAGATCGAACGCATCGCCCGCGGCTCGGGCACCAGCGAGGAGGAGGTCCGGGAACTCCTCCAGCAGTACAAGATGATGGAACGCACGATCAAGCAGTTCCAGGGGATGGGGTCGGACAAGGAGATGCAGCGGATGATGAAGCAGATGCAACAGCAGGGCGGCGGCGGTGGCGGCGGCATGGGCGGCATGGGCCCGTTCTGAGCGCCCGCGTCTGCTTTCGACCGGCGTGATCCCCCTCGTTTTCGTCTCGGCCTCGTCGACTCCGATCGGTTCGATCGGCTGACAGTCGTTCCGCCACTACGTTCAAGACGCTCTAGCCGTACGGTCCGGTATGGATCGACGGCGGTACCTCGCTCGCGCCGGGGGTCTCGGCGTAATCGCCGTCGCCGCGGGCTGTCTCGCCAGCGACTCCGACGGGACGGACCGCGCGGCGGCCGATCGAACCGGCGAGCGTGCGCTCGAACGGGCGGTCGGCAAGTTGAACCAGGCGGCACTCGCCCTGGGCGAGGATCTCGACGGGGTCGAGGATCCCGTCGAGGCGAGTTTCGACGCCGACGAGCCACGCGACCTGATCGCGACGGCACGGGAGCACCTGGGGACCGCCGCGACGGCGCTGGACGACGACCGCCGGCCCGACGTCGCGGAACTCCGGTCCTACGCCGACGTCCTCGAGGGGCTGGTCGACGTGGCCGACACGATCGCCGACGACGCGCTCGCGGACGACGTCGAGACGGTCACCGCGGCGATCGCGGAGGACGGCCGGATCGAGGACGCGATCCGGATCGTCGACGAGCGGAACGCGGATCTCCACGGGGCCAGCGACCGACTCGACGAGGCCGAGTCTGACCTTGAAACGCTCGACGCCGATCGGCTCGACGAGCTATCGATCGTCGACCTCGAAGAGATCGAAAACGGCGTCGCCGCACTGGACGGCGTGTTGTCCTCGATGCTGACGCTCGGATCGGGATACGAGACGATGCTCGACGGCTACGAGTCGCTCGAGGGGGGCGGGGCGGCGGCCGAGGACGGGAACTACGAGGGAGCTGCCGACGAGTTCGAGGCCGCCGAATCGGCGTTCGGGACGTCGCGGGCGGACTTCGACGACGGTGTCGCGGACGCGCCGTCGGGACTGGTCTCGTACTTCGAGACTGCACGGTGTCAGAGCGAGGCGCTGGAAACGGCCGCCGGACACTTCGCTTCGTCGGCGACTGCGGCGGCGAACGGCGACCTCCTGACCGCCGAACGGCGGCGTGCCGAGGGCGAGGCTGCGCTCGAGGACGCCGCAGACTGTTCGTCGTAACCCGCTCAGGCCGACGTCGCGTCGCGTTCGAGGGCCGATTCCGGCGGGAGTTCGTCGACGAGCACGACGGCGTCGCCTTCGAGGACGATTGTCTCGTCCCCGTCGAGGACGGTCGTCTCGATCCGGTACCTGTCGTCGCCGAGCGCATCGACGACCTCACAGACGGCCGTCACGCGATCGCCGATCGAGAGGGGTGCCAGAAAGCTGCTCTCCTGCGAGAGGTAGATCGTTAGCCCGGGGAGCCGAGCGAGTGCCGCGCTGATCAGCCCGTTGGCGAGGACGCCGTGGACGATCCGTCTCCCGAAGCGGGTTTCGGCGGCGTAGGCCTCGTCGAGGTGGAGTCGGTTCGTGTCGCCGGTGACCTCGGCGAAGGCCTCGACGTCGTCGGGCGTGATCGGCTTCGAGAACCGCGCAACGTCGCCGACCGCGACGGTCGACTCGTCTTCGCCGCGATACTCGAAGTCCCAGTCGTCGCGCTCGTACTGGGTGTCGGTCCGAACCCGTCGTCGCGGCTTCTCGGTCTCGAGACCGCCGGTCGGGTGGGCCAGGTGCGGAACGTAGTAGGTAAGTTCGGTCGTCGTGAGAATGCCGACGAGGTCACCGTCCTCGGTCGCGTCGGATTCGTCGACGACGGGGAGATGTTCGATATCGCTGGACCGCAGGCGCGCGACGGCGTCGACGATCGACGTGTCGGGTGCGATCGTCTCGAGCGGAGTCGACATCACGTCGTCCAGTTCGACGGTCCCGAGGTGGTCGCGATCACAGAGGGACTCGAGGAAGTCGCCTTCGGTGACGATCCCAAGCGGTGTGCCGTCACGCGTGACGACCACCGAACTCACTTCCTCGTCGCGCATCAGCGTTGCCGCCTGCGTCGCGCTCGCGTCCGGCGGCGCCGTGACGACGTCGGTGACCATGATCTCCGAGACGGGAATCGTGTCGTGCATCTCGGGCAGGGTACATTGCCGGAGGCCATTATTCCCCGGGCTGCGTCGATGGAACGAGTACGCGTCACGAGATCGGTCGGTAACCGCCGCGAGGAACCGTCGCGGGTAGCCGTCAGCCGTCGATCGGCCGGCCGTCTTCCGTCGGCGGGGCGATGTGGTCGACGTACTCCTCGACCGTCGGCTCCTCGACGCGGACGCGGACGCTGATCTCGCCGAGTTCGTCGGGTTCGCCGACCGAGAAGTTGACGCGGTCCTCGAAGGCCGCCTGCTTCTTCAGGGCAAAGGAGAACGTGTCCCCCTCGCGGTTCGCGAAGAACTCGCCGCGGGCGGTATCGAGGATCTCCTGGCGGTGGAGCAGGTCCGAAAAGTGGTCCATCGAGTGGGTCTCGCCCCTGATCTCGCCGAACTCCTCGTCGAGATCTGCGTTCGGGAAGATATTCGCGACCGCGTCCACGACGCGACTCGTCACCTCGGTGTCGTAGACGGGTGCCGCGATCTCGACGTCGACCCGGTAGATCTCGCTCATCGGTGACTCACCTCCCGGTCGACGCCGTCGCGAACGATGGCCCGGATGCGATCGTGAAAGGTCTCGAGCGTGTCGGTGTTCTCGACGACGACGTCGGCGCGGGCCATCGCGTCGTCCATCCCGAAGCCGCGTTCGCGCTCGTCGCGGGCGGCGAGTCCCTCGCCGCCGTCGGTCTCGTCTGCGTCCCGGCCCCGGGCGTCGATCCGCTCGGCACGGACTTCGAAGGGGGCCTCGATGCT
The nucleotide sequence above comes from Halosolutus halophilus. Encoded proteins:
- a CDS encoding signal recognition particle protein Srp54 → MVLDDLGSSLRGTLDKLRGKSRISEEDIEEIVKEIQRSLLSADVDVSLVMELSDSIKERALEEEPPAGTPARDFVLRIVYEELVDLIGESTDLPLEEQTILLAGLQGSGKTTSAAKMAWWFSTKGLRPAVIQTDTFRPGAYDQAKEMTERAEVDFYGDPDAEDPVEIARTGLEETSEADVHIVDTAGRHALEDDLIEEIEEIEGVVEPDTSLLVLDAAIGQGAKEQAQQFDESIGIDGVVITKLDGTAKGGGALTAVDQTDSSIAFLGTGEEVQDVERFEPDGFISRLLGMGDLGQLAERVERAMQETEIEEEDWDPEDMLQGQFTLNDMQKQMEAMNNMGPLDQVMDMIPGFGGGIKDQLPDDAMDVTQERMRTFSVIMDSMTDAEKEYPKAIGASQIERIARGSGTSEEEVRELLQQYKMMERTIKQFQGMGSDKEMQRMMKQMQQQGGGGGGGMGGMGPF
- a CDS encoding RNA-binding domain-containing protein → MSEIYRVDVEIAAPVYDTEVTSRVVDAVANIFPNADLDEEFGEIRGETHSMDHFSDLLHRQEILDTARGEFFANREGDTFSFALKKQAAFEDRVNFSVGEPDELGEISVRVRVEEPTVEEYVDHIAPPTEDGRPIDG
- a CDS encoding CBS domain-containing protein, encoding MHDTIPVSEIMVTDVVTAPPDASATQAATLMRDEEVSSVVVTRDGTPLGIVTEGDFLESLCDRDHLGTVELDDVMSTPLETIAPDTSIVDAVARLRSSDIEHLPVVDESDATEDGDLVGILTTTELTYYVPHLAHPTGGLETEKPRRRVRTDTQYERDDWDFEYRGEDESTVAVGDVARFSKPITPDDVEAFAEVTGDTNRLHLDEAYAAETRFGRRIVHGVLANGLISAALARLPGLTIYLSQESSFLAPLSIGDRVTAVCEVVDALGDDRYRIETTVLDGDETIVLEGDAVVLVDELPPESALERDATSA